In the Bacillota bacterium genome, AAGGCTGTAATAGTTTTACTAATATTTTCCCGATTCTTCCAATTCCTATGACTCCAATTTTTATTTCTTTGAGAAGATAACCTATATATCTATTCCAGGCCAATTGTCGTACTGAATGATCGGACAACTGCACGAATCTTACTAAACTTATAATGTTAGCTAAAGTAAGTTCCGCAACACCTTGCGATGGAGCATCAGGTGTATAAGTAACCATTATTCCCAGTTCCTTTAGCTCCTTCAAAGGAACATTGTCTAAACCTATCCCAACCCTTGAAATTACTTTAATATTCGCAGACTTGAGAGCGTTGATCATATATGGCTCAGTACCTGCAATAACTGCATCAACATCCTGAATTAATTCTTCGACTTCACCAGCCTTTAATCTACGTGCATGGGGATTAAAGATTAATTCGCATCCATTTGCTTCAAGTATATCAAGCGGCTCGCGGTTACTCTTACCAAAAGGATAAGTAGCAATTAGAATTCTGTTTTTTTTAAGAGTATCCATATACTTATGTCTCTTTTGAATATAGTGCCATTAGTTCAGCAAGCTTGAAAGTAAATTCATCATCAATATCAATAGACTCAATCTTGGGAATCTCATACAGCAGAGGTTCAGATCCTATTCTGGTTTTTCTTTTCTTAAACGATTCTTTACTAAATATATATAAACAAGAATTCTCTTCATAAAGAGGTGGTAAATCCTGAGTACGGAGTAACTCCTCTGCTTTGTGATTCACAGGAATTCCATTTTGGTCATAAAATCTACTCTGAAACCTATTTACGGAAAACAAAGAATCGTTTGAGTTTCCACTTTCTAAAAACTTTCTTAATGCTGAAGCGATAGTCTCTGATTTAATTAATGGATTAGTGGCATGCGTCTGTAGATATATATCCCCTTCAGTTTTGGATATATCATGTTCAATTATTTTATTAACTGAGACAAAATCACCTATCAAATCTTGCGGCCTATCATGGATCCTGACCTTGCTAAATAATTGGGGTGCTTCATTCATAACGACATGACTATCTGTATTAATTATAACTTCATCCACGGCGTATGTGCGTTCAAGTGTATTCAATATGTGGTGGTAAAGTGGTTTATCACCAAACATTCTAAAATTTTTATTTTTAACTCTTTCACTGTGTTCTTTAATTGGGATTAAAGCTATCACTATTTTATTCTGAATCATTTTTTCATTTCCTTAATCTGATTAACACCCTCTCTGAAAAATTTACCTATTACTGTGATATCTAAACTATAGGCAATAAACTTAAATCCGGCTTGAATTTGGTTTATTACGTTTTCAGGCTCCGGCTGGACTACATGAATTCCGGGCATTAGATTATGCTTTTTTGCTTTCATTAAGATTTCATTTTTAACTTTTATGAATTCCGGATTGTTAAATTGTCCTGTCATTCCCATTGACGCAGATAAATCAT is a window encoding:
- a CDS encoding phosphoglycerate dehydrogenase yields the protein MDTLKKNRILIATYPFGKSNREPLDILEANGCELIFNPHARRLKAGEVEELIQDVDAVIAGTEPYMINALKSANIKVISRVGIGLDNVPLKELKELGIMVTYTPDAPSQGVAELTLANIISLVRFVQLSDHSVRQLAWNRYIGYLLKEIKIGVIGIGRIGKILVKLLQPFNTNILACDINPDLEFGRHYNLEWHEKESILREADLITVHIPYNQRNHHFIDRKAIASMKSSSFLVNTSRGNIVDEEALYDALKQKHIEGAALDVFAKEPYDGPLAGLENIILTAHMGASAKESRYLMELGAAEDCIRVLKGEKPKHDAWEENKADYE
- a CDS encoding acylneuraminate cytidylyltransferase family protein — translated: MIQNKIVIALIPIKEHSERVKNKNFRMFGDKPLYHHILNTLERTYAVDEVIINTDSHVVMNEAPQLFSKVRIHDRPQDLIGDFVSVNKIIEHDISKTEGDIYLQTHATNPLIKSETIASALRKFLESGNSNDSLFSVNRFQSRFYDQNGIPVNHKAEELLRTQDLPPLYEENSCLYIFSKESFKKRKTRIGSEPLLYEIPKIESIDIDDEFTFKLAELMALYSKET